A region from the Halomonas piscis genome encodes:
- a CDS encoding polyamine ABC transporter substrate-binding protein, whose protein sequence is MGRLHTLPLKAAALVCTVAAMPAQADEVRIYNWSDYIAPDTLEEFTRETGIDVTYDVFDSNEVLDAALLAGRSGYDVVVPSNHYLSRQLGAGVYQELDHDQLPNLENLDTRLLDELEEVDPGSRYSVPYMWGTNGIGYNVDRVTEILGDDAPLDSWALLFDPEVTGALDDAGCGIAMLDSADEMISPAMAYIGLDPRSNDVDDLKAGGDVIAKVRNDVTYFHSSRYIGDLANGDICVAAGYSGDVFQAAERAEEAGRDFDIAYTIPKEGAALWFDMMAIPADAPNPESAHAFINFILKPEIAAEITEYVHYANPNAAADDFLPEDILDDPAIYPSDDVMDKLYVANEKPRDVQRARTRIWNRVKSGR, encoded by the coding sequence ATGGGGCGACTGCACACACTACCGCTTAAGGCGGCAGCGCTTGTCTGTACCGTGGCGGCGATGCCCGCTCAGGCCGACGAGGTACGCATCTACAACTGGTCGGACTATATCGCGCCGGACACGCTGGAAGAGTTTACCCGGGAGACCGGCATCGACGTGACCTACGACGTGTTCGACAGCAACGAAGTGCTGGATGCCGCACTGCTGGCCGGGCGTTCGGGCTACGACGTGGTGGTGCCGTCCAATCACTATCTGAGTCGCCAGCTCGGCGCCGGCGTCTATCAAGAGCTTGACCATGACCAGCTGCCCAATCTGGAAAACCTCGACACCAGGCTACTCGACGAGCTCGAGGAGGTTGACCCCGGCAGCCGCTACTCGGTGCCTTACATGTGGGGCACCAACGGCATCGGCTATAACGTCGACCGGGTCACCGAGATACTGGGCGACGACGCCCCGCTCGACAGCTGGGCGCTCTTGTTCGACCCCGAGGTGACCGGGGCGCTTGATGACGCCGGCTGCGGCATCGCCATGCTCGACTCCGCCGACGAGATGATCTCGCCGGCCATGGCCTATATCGGCCTGGACCCGCGCAGCAACGACGTGGATGACCTCAAGGCCGGCGGCGACGTCATCGCCAAGGTGCGCAACGACGTCACCTATTTCCACTCCTCGCGCTACATCGGCGACCTGGCCAACGGCGATATCTGCGTGGCGGCGGGCTACTCCGGCGACGTCTTCCAGGCCGCCGAGCGCGCCGAGGAGGCCGGGCGCGACTTCGACATTGCCTACACCATTCCCAAGGAGGGTGCGGCGCTGTGGTTCGACATGATGGCGATTCCCGCCGACGCGCCCAATCCGGAAAGCGCTCACGCCTTTATCAACTTCATTCTCAAGCCCGAGATCGCCGCCGAGATCACCGAGTACGTGCACTACGCCAATCCCAACGCCGCGGCCGACGACTTCCTGCCCGAGGACATTCTCGACGACCCGGCGATTTATCCGAGCGACGACGTCATGGACAAGCTCTACGTGGCCAACGAAAAGCCCCGGGACGTGCAGCGCGCCCGCACGCGCATCTGGAACCGGGTAAAATCCGGCCGCTGA
- a CDS encoding LysR family transcriptional regulator produces MHDFDELAAFDAVMTSGSLTRSAREMGLAKSTLSRRITQLESRLGQTLLRRQANRLTPTEAGQVFHDYCREMLSLASRSREALADLSEVMRGHLTLGVHCSLTRSWAAKVVEAFLACHPEMELTLQARERPEYSSGKQCVQVWLGELPTETGLKTEPLGRLTQRLYASPGYLARHEAPTCPDTLAHHPWIDLLGTTHDGLTLHHAERGEFCFRPPRSRLSVNLPELQLDAIAQGQGLGVLPEWLVAAREVYHPGELMPCLPEWRPTPLAATLLYPYGQRPQRMDALLDALRQAVPASWYNAS; encoded by the coding sequence ATGCACGACTTCGATGAACTGGCCGCCTTCGATGCGGTGATGACCTCGGGCAGCCTGACCCGCAGCGCCCGTGAAATGGGCCTGGCCAAGTCGACACTCAGCCGTCGCATCACCCAGCTAGAATCGCGGCTTGGGCAGACGCTGCTGCGGCGCCAGGCCAACCGGCTAACACCTACCGAGGCGGGGCAGGTATTTCACGACTACTGCCGCGAGATGCTGAGCCTGGCCAGCCGCAGCCGCGAGGCGCTGGCCGATCTTTCCGAAGTAATGCGCGGGCACCTTACCCTGGGAGTGCACTGCAGCCTAACGCGCAGCTGGGCGGCCAAGGTGGTCGAGGCCTTCCTGGCATGCCACCCCGAAATGGAGTTGACCCTGCAGGCACGCGAACGTCCGGAATATTCCTCGGGAAAACAGTGCGTGCAGGTATGGCTGGGCGAACTGCCCACCGAGACCGGCCTCAAGACAGAGCCCCTGGGGCGGCTCACCCAGCGGCTCTACGCCAGCCCCGGCTATCTGGCACGCCACGAGGCACCAACATGTCCCGACACGCTGGCACACCACCCTTGGATCGACCTGCTCGGCACCACCCATGACGGGTTGACCTTACACCACGCCGAGCGGGGCGAATTCTGCTTTCGCCCGCCACGCTCCCGGCTTAGCGTCAACCTGCCGGAGCTGCAGTTGGATGCCATCGCTCAGGGCCAGGGCCTCGGGGTGCTGCCGGAATGGCTCGTCGCGGCACGAGAGGTGTATCACCCCGGTGAACTCATGCCCTGTCTGCCCGAGTGGCGACCAACGCCGCTGGCAGCCACGCTGCTCTACCCCTATGGCCAGCGCCCCCAGCGCATGGACGCCCTGCTCGATGCACTGCGCCAGGCAGTGCCGGCGTCATGGTATAATGCCTCCTAA
- a CDS encoding ABC transporter permease subunit: MSLRARLAFLSAARPGRLSLGRRAVIALPLVWLALFFLLPFALVLKISLSEAAISVPPYAPLAEYVDGTLQVFLDLGNYLFVLGDSLYAAAYWGSVKTAFLATLACLLLGYPMAWAMARARPRAQLVLLLLVMLPSWTSFLIRIYAWMGILSNSGLANQLLLGLGLIDAPLRLLNTRFAVIVGIVYAYLPFMVLPLYAHLNRLDMTLWEAASDLGSRRFNTFMTVTLPLSAGGIVAGCLLVFIPAVGEFVIPELLGGPDTLMIGKVLWDEFFLNRDWPVAAALATIMLGLLVIPLMLFHRHQSRELAS; the protein is encoded by the coding sequence ATGTCCTTGCGCGCCCGACTTGCCTTTTTATCCGCCGCCCGGCCGGGGCGCTTGTCGCTCGGGCGCCGGGCGGTGATAGCGCTTCCGCTTGTCTGGCTTGCGCTGTTTTTCCTGCTGCCGTTTGCGCTGGTGCTGAAGATCAGCCTGTCCGAGGCGGCGATCAGCGTGCCGCCCTACGCGCCGCTTGCCGAGTACGTCGACGGCACGCTGCAGGTGTTTCTCGACCTGGGCAACTATCTGTTTGTCCTCGGCGACTCGCTTTACGCGGCGGCCTACTGGGGGTCGGTGAAGACGGCGTTTCTGGCCACGCTTGCGTGCCTGCTGCTGGGCTATCCCATGGCCTGGGCCATGGCTCGAGCTCGGCCGCGCGCCCAGCTGGTCTTGCTGCTATTGGTGATGCTGCCGTCCTGGACGTCGTTTCTGATCCGCATCTATGCCTGGATGGGGATTTTGAGCAATAGCGGACTTGCCAACCAGCTGCTGCTGGGGCTTGGTCTGATCGACGCGCCGCTGCGCCTGCTCAACACCCGCTTTGCGGTGATCGTGGGCATTGTCTATGCCTATCTGCCGTTCATGGTGCTGCCGCTTTACGCTCACTTGAACCGGCTGGACATGACCCTTTGGGAGGCGGCGTCGGATCTTGGCTCCCGGCGCTTCAACACCTTCATGACGGTGACGCTGCCGCTGTCTGCCGGCGGCATCGTGGCGGGCTGCCTGCTGGTGTTCATTCCGGCGGTGGGTGAGTTCGTCATCCCCGAGCTTCTCGGCGGCCCGGACACGCTGATGATCGGCAAGGTGCTGTGGGACGAGTTCTTTCTCAACCGCGACTGGCCGGTGGCGGCGGCGCTGGCCACCATCATGCTGGGGCTGCTGGTGATTCCGCTGATGCTCTTTCACCGCCATCAGTCCCGGGAGCTGGCCTCATGA
- the potA gene encoding polyamine ABC transporter ATP-binding protein — MTTPAAAAGKTPRFAEETVLDIRRLTRRFDDVVAVDDVNLRVRRGEIFALLGGSGSGKSTLLRMLAGFETPSDGRILLDGTDITRLPPYRRPINMMFQSYALFPHLSVERNIAFGLKQDRLPRAEIRERVAKMLRLVHMERFARRKPAQLSGGQRQRVALARSLAKRPRLLLLDEPMGALDKKLRTEMQLEVVEIIEQVGVTCIMVTHDQEEAMTMADRVGVMADGWIEQVGSPVDIYESPASRTVAEFIGTLNLVEGEIEVDAADHCLIASPALERPLYIDHGVTTQAAERRVWAGLRPEKVWLTRQRPDTPYNWEAGEVEDIAYLGGFSLYYVRTAKGTLFKVSMANTERRGDRPTWEDAVYVYWEDHSTIVLNR, encoded by the coding sequence ATGACGACGCCTGCTGCCGCCGCGGGCAAGACGCCGCGGTTTGCCGAAGAGACCGTGCTCGATATTCGGCGTCTGACGCGACGCTTTGACGACGTGGTGGCGGTGGACGACGTCAACCTCCGGGTCAGGCGCGGCGAGATCTTTGCCCTGCTGGGCGGATCAGGGTCGGGCAAGTCGACGCTGCTGCGCATGCTGGCGGGCTTCGAGACGCCAAGCGACGGGCGTATTCTGCTCGACGGCACCGACATTACCCGCCTGCCGCCGTACCGCCGGCCGATCAACATGATGTTCCAGTCCTACGCGCTGTTTCCGCATCTGAGCGTGGAGCGGAACATCGCCTTCGGTCTCAAGCAGGACCGGCTGCCCAGAGCCGAAATTCGCGAGCGGGTCGCCAAAATGCTCAGGCTTGTCCATATGGAGCGCTTTGCCCGGCGCAAGCCGGCCCAGCTCTCCGGCGGCCAGCGACAGCGGGTGGCGCTGGCGCGTTCGCTGGCCAAGCGTCCGCGACTGCTGCTCCTTGACGAACCCATGGGCGCGCTGGACAAGAAGCTGCGCACCGAAATGCAGCTTGAGGTGGTGGAAATCATCGAGCAGGTGGGGGTGACCTGCATCATGGTGACCCACGACCAGGAAGAGGCCATGACCATGGCCGACCGCGTCGGGGTCATGGCCGACGGCTGGATCGAGCAGGTGGGCTCGCCGGTGGATATCTACGAAAGCCCGGCAAGCCGCACGGTGGCGGAATTCATCGGCACGCTCAACCTTGTGGAAGGCGAAATCGAGGTAGACGCCGCCGACCACTGCCTGATTGCAAGCCCGGCCCTTGAGCGCCCGCTTTATATCGATCACGGGGTAACCACCCAGGCCGCCGAGCGCCGAGTCTGGGCCGGGCTGCGCCCGGAAAAGGTCTGGCTTACCCGCCAGCGTCCCGACACGCCCTACAATTGGGAAGCGGGCGAGGTGGAGGATATTGCCTATCTCGGCGGGTTTTCGCTTTACTACGTGCGCACCGCAAAAGGTACGCTGTTCAAGGTGAGCATGGCCAACACCGAACGCCGCGGCGACCGACCCACCTGGGAGGATGCGGTGTACGTCTACTGGGAAGACCACAGCACCATCGTGCTGAATCGCTAG
- a CDS encoding IS110 family RNA-guided transposase — protein MKQISIVGIDLAKHVFQLHAADARGHNIFNKQVKRDQLRLTLAQLPPCRIAMEACGSAHYWAREIRALGHEAELLPPQAVKPFVLGHKNDARDAAAIAEAAARPATPRVTIKTEAQQSLQAVHRVRSRLVRERTAIGNELRGLLGEFGLIVSQGHAVIRQGVIRERLDEQRARLGEELYTLLNDLLDQWLENDARIARYDKRLQRQAKASADMQRLMSLPGIGPINATLLFSHLGDPARFPNGRQFSASLGLVPRQHSSGGRHQLMGITKRGNGEVRRQLVHGARAALRQFQRQEQPDRLSRWACSLAARLGQRKAIVALANKMARICWSLLAHERRYQPQEAA, from the coding sequence ATGAAACAGATTAGCATTGTCGGCATTGACCTGGCCAAACACGTTTTTCAGTTGCACGCCGCCGATGCGCGCGGCCATAACATCTTTAACAAGCAGGTTAAGCGTGATCAGCTGCGGCTCACGCTGGCCCAGCTGCCGCCTTGCCGCATCGCCATGGAGGCGTGCGGCTCGGCCCATTATTGGGCACGCGAAATTCGCGCCCTGGGCCATGAGGCAGAACTACTGCCGCCGCAGGCGGTCAAGCCCTTCGTGCTGGGCCACAAGAATGATGCACGCGATGCCGCGGCTATCGCCGAGGCCGCAGCACGCCCGGCGACGCCTCGGGTGACGATCAAGACAGAAGCGCAACAATCCCTGCAAGCGGTGCACCGGGTGCGCAGCCGGTTAGTGCGCGAGCGCACTGCCATCGGCAATGAGCTGCGCGGCCTACTGGGAGAGTTTGGCCTGATCGTGTCGCAAGGGCATGCGGTAATACGCCAAGGTGTGATCCGTGAACGCCTGGACGAGCAACGGGCGCGGCTGGGTGAAGAACTCTACACCCTGCTGAACGACCTGCTCGACCAGTGGCTCGAGAACGATGCGCGGATCGCGCGCTATGACAAGCGGCTGCAGCGACAGGCCAAAGCGTCAGCCGACATGCAGCGGCTGATGAGTCTGCCCGGCATCGGCCCGATCAACGCCACGCTGTTGTTCAGCCACCTGGGCGATCCGGCACGGTTTCCCAACGGGCGTCAGTTCAGCGCCTCGTTAGGGCTAGTGCCACGCCAGCATTCCAGTGGTGGCCGCCATCAGTTAATGGGTATCACCAAACGCGGCAATGGCGAGGTTCGACGGCAGCTGGTGCACGGTGCCCGCGCGGCATTACGCCAGTTTCAGCGCCAGGAACAGCCCGACCGGCTGTCCCGCTGGGCCTGCTCATTAGCGGCGCGTCTTGGACAACGCAAGGCCATTGTGGCCCTGGCAAACAAGATGGCGCGGATTTGCTGGTCGCTATTGGCCCATGAGCGCCGCTACCAGCCGCAGGAGGCCGCTTAA
- a CDS encoding CPXCG motif-containing cysteine-rich protein → MHDDALIEHGFYCPYCASPLTFAIDASQGSHTTWEDCHQCCAPILVEVVVSPFSGELESVRTGRDDDVL, encoded by the coding sequence ATGCACGACGATGCCCTGATCGAACACGGGTTTTACTGCCCCTACTGCGCCAGCCCCCTGACCTTTGCAATCGACGCTTCCCAGGGCAGCCATACCACCTGGGAAGACTGCCACCAGTGCTGCGCCCCGATCCTGGTCGAAGTGGTGGTATCGCCGTTCAGCGGCGAGCTCGAAAGCGTGCGCACCGGGCGCGACGACGACGTGCTGTAA
- a CDS encoding IS5 family transposase (programmed frameshift), translated as MAKKIVSDELWEIVEPLLPPEKPKPRGGRPPISNRAALTGILFVLKAGFPWDMLPQEMGCGSGVTCWRRLRDWHEAGVWQRLHQVLLEHLHGADRLDWDRACMDIASIKAKKKGAATGPNPTDRGRPGTKRHLLTDRFGTPLAVRLTGANTHDSVLLEDLLDAVHPVVGRRGRPRQRPRKLHADKAYGARRCRRACRTRHIRPRIARRSIEDGQRLGRHRWVVERTFAWMEQMRRLATRYERRADIHETFTLLGCSMICFKRLMRAF; from the exons ATGGCCAAGAAGATCGTATCCGATGAGCTTTGGGAGATCGTGGAGCCGCTGTTGCCGCCGGAGAAGCCAAAGCCGCGTGGTGGCCGACCTCCCATCTCCAACCGTGCCGCCTTGACCGGGATCCTCTTCGTTCTGAAGGCCGGGTTCCCATGGGACATGCTGCCTCAGGAAATGGGGTGCGGCTCCGGCGTCACCTGCTGGCGTCGCCTCCGAGACTGGCATGAAGCCGGTGTCTGGCAAAGGCTGCATCAGGTGCTGTTGGAGCACCTGCACGGTGCCGACCGTCTGGATTGGGATCGAGCCTGTATGGACATTGCTTCCATAAAGGCCAA AAAAAAGGGGGCTGCCACGGGGCCGAACCCGACGGACCGAGGCCGACCGGGCACCAAGCGCCACCTGTTGACCGACCGTTTCGGGACACCGCTGGCGGTACGACTGACGGGGGCGAATACGCACGATAGCGTGCTCCTGGAGGATCTGCTGGATGCCGTCCATCCCGTGGTAGGACGACGTGGCCGGCCACGGCAACGTCCCCGCAAGCTGCATGCGGACAAGGCCTACGGTGCTCGACGTTGCCGCCGAGCCTGTCGCACCCGACACATTCGGCCCCGAATAGCTCGCCGAAGCATCGAAGATGGCCAGAGGCTCGGACGCCACCGCTGGGTGGTGGAACGTACCTTCGCCTGGATGGAGCAGATGAGGCGTCTGGCCACGCGTTACGAGCGCCGAGCCGACATCCATGAGACGTTTACCCTGCTGGGCTGCTCGATGATCTGCTTCAAACGGCTCATGAGAGCGTTTTGA
- the ahpC gene encoding alkyl hydroperoxide reductase subunit C encodes MSLINTEVKPFKATAYLNGEFVDVSEENLKGQWSIFFFYPADFTFVCPTELGDLADRYEEFKKLGVEIYSVSTDTHFTHKAWHDSSETIGKLQYPMLADPTHTVSHNFEVLIEEDGVAERGTFVVDPDGKIQIIELNAGNIGRNAEELLRKVKAAQYVRANPNEVCPAKWEEGEETLAPSLDLVGKI; translated from the coding sequence ATGTCCTTGATCAATACCGAAGTGAAGCCGTTTAAAGCCACTGCCTACCTCAACGGCGAATTCGTCGACGTCAGCGAAGAGAACCTCAAGGGTCAGTGGTCCATCTTCTTCTTCTACCCGGCGGACTTCACCTTCGTCTGCCCCACCGAGCTTGGCGATCTGGCCGACCGCTACGAGGAGTTCAAGAAGCTGGGCGTGGAAATCTACAGCGTTTCCACCGACACCCACTTCACCCACAAGGCCTGGCATGACAGCTCTGAGACCATCGGCAAGCTGCAGTATCCGATGCTCGCCGACCCGACGCACACCGTCTCGCACAACTTCGAAGTGCTGATCGAGGAAGACGGCGTCGCCGAGCGCGGCACCTTCGTGGTCGATCCGGACGGCAAGATCCAGATCATCGAGCTCAACGCCGGCAACATCGGCCGTAACGCCGAAGAGCTGCTGCGCAAGGTGAAAGCCGCCCAGTACGTCCGCGCCAACCCCAACGAGGTTTGCCCGGCGAAGTGGGAAGAAGGCGAAGAAACCCTGGCCCCGTCGCTGGACCTGGTCGGCAAGATCTAA
- a CDS encoding ABC transporter permease subunit, which yields MRRLPSFSGAALALGLVFLYLPMAVLVAYSFNVSSLVTVWAGFSTKWYGELFRDEQILAAVWTSFKVAFFAAGMAVCLGTPAALAMTRFGRFRGRTMLASMVTAPLVMPEVITGLSLLLLFVQMAALTGWPADRGMVTIWIAHTTFCSAYVAVVVAARLREVDRSIEEAAMDLGSPPAKTFFTVTLPIISPALIAGWLLAFTLSLDDLVVASFVSGPGANTLPMVVFSSVRLGVSPKINALATLIILAVSLATLVAWYLMRRGEKKRRAGLVRTGD from the coding sequence ATGAGACGGCTGCCTTCCTTCAGCGGCGCCGCGCTGGCGCTGGGGCTTGTGTTTCTCTATCTGCCCATGGCGGTGCTGGTGGCGTATTCGTTCAACGTCTCGAGCCTGGTAACCGTATGGGCGGGGTTCTCGACGAAATGGTACGGCGAGCTTTTCCGCGACGAGCAGATCCTCGCGGCGGTGTGGACCAGCTTCAAGGTGGCGTTTTTTGCCGCCGGCATGGCGGTGTGCCTGGGAACCCCGGCCGCGCTTGCCATGACCCGGTTCGGGCGCTTTCGCGGCAGGACCATGCTTGCCAGCATGGTCACCGCGCCGCTGGTGATGCCCGAAGTCATCACCGGGCTTTCGCTGCTTTTGCTGTTTGTGCAGATGGCCGCGCTGACCGGCTGGCCGGCGGATCGCGGCATGGTCACCATCTGGATTGCCCATACCACCTTTTGCAGCGCCTACGTGGCGGTGGTGGTGGCGGCGCGGCTGCGCGAGGTTGACCGCTCCATCGAGGAGGCCGCCATGGACCTGGGTTCGCCGCCGGCGAAGACGTTTTTTACCGTCACCCTGCCGATCATCTCGCCGGCGCTGATCGCCGGCTGGCTGCTGGCGTTTACCCTGTCGCTGGACGATCTGGTCGTCGCCAGCTTTGTCTCCGGCCCCGGGGCCAACACCCTGCCCATGGTGGTATTTTCTTCGGTGCGCCTGGGAGTGTCGCCCAAGATCAACGCCCTTGCCACGCTGATCATCCTCGCGGTATCCCTTGCCACCCTGGTGGCCTGGTACCTCATGCGCCGCGGGGAGAAAAAGCGCCGGGCGGGCCTTGTGCGCACCGGCGACTGA
- the ahpF gene encoding alkyl hydroperoxide reductase subunit F: MLDDNLKQQLKAYLEKVTQPFELLASLDDGAKSQELAELLEEISGLSDKITLSTDGTDARKPSFAINRPGEDTGVVFAGIPLGHEFTSLVLALLQVGGHPPKVSDETLEQIKSLDADMEFETYFSLSCQNCPDVVQALNLMAIYNPRIRHVAIDGAVHKQEVDEREIMSVPNVYLNGEPFDQGRMSLEQILAKVDTGAAEREAQKMNEKAAFDTLMIGGGPAGAAAAIYAARKGISTGLAAERFGGQVADTLGIENFISVSKTEGPKLVTAMEEHVKDYDVDIMNLQRAVKLTPAENEGGLHEVTFESGATLKSKTLVLATGARWREINVPGESEYRNKGVAYCPHCDGPLFKGKHVAVIGGGNSGVEAAIDLAGIVGHVTLIEFMGEMRADAVLQEKLESLPNVDILLSAQTTEITGDGSRVNGLTYKDRNTDETHHVELEGVFVQIGLVPNTEWLKGSPVEMSAHGEIITDDKGMTSVPGIFAAGDVTTVPYKQIVIAMGEGANAALGAFDFIIRN, from the coding sequence ATGTTGGATGACAACCTGAAACAGCAGCTCAAGGCCTATCTGGAAAAAGTGACTCAGCCGTTCGAGCTTCTAGCCTCCCTCGACGACGGCGCCAAGTCTCAGGAGCTTGCCGAGCTGCTGGAAGAAATCAGCGGCCTGAGCGACAAGATTACCCTCTCGACCGACGGCACCGACGCGCGCAAACCGTCGTTTGCCATCAACCGCCCGGGCGAAGACACCGGCGTGGTGTTTGCCGGCATTCCCCTGGGCCACGAGTTCACCTCTCTGGTGCTGGCGCTGCTGCAGGTCGGCGGCCATCCGCCCAAGGTCTCCGACGAAACCCTGGAGCAGATCAAGTCCCTGGACGCCGACATGGAGTTCGAGACCTACTTCTCGCTCTCCTGCCAAAACTGCCCGGACGTGGTCCAGGCGCTCAACCTGATGGCGATCTACAACCCCCGGATTCGCCACGTGGCCATCGACGGCGCCGTCCACAAGCAGGAAGTCGACGAGCGCGAGATCATGTCGGTGCCCAACGTCTACTTGAACGGCGAGCCTTTCGATCAGGGCCGCATGAGCCTGGAGCAGATACTGGCCAAGGTGGACACCGGCGCGGCCGAGCGCGAAGCGCAGAAGATGAACGAAAAGGCAGCCTTCGATACGCTGATGATCGGCGGCGGTCCGGCCGGCGCCGCGGCGGCCATCTACGCCGCGCGCAAGGGCATCAGCACCGGCCTTGCCGCCGAGCGCTTTGGCGGCCAGGTCGCCGATACCCTGGGGATCGAAAACTTCATCTCGGTCTCCAAGACCGAAGGCCCCAAGCTGGTCACCGCCATGGAAGAACACGTCAAGGACTACGACGTGGACATCATGAACCTGCAGCGGGCGGTCAAGCTGACCCCGGCGGAAAACGAAGGCGGCCTGCACGAAGTCACCTTCGAGTCCGGCGCCACGCTCAAGAGCAAGACCCTGGTGCTGGCCACCGGCGCCCGCTGGCGCGAGATCAACGTCCCCGGCGAGAGCGAATACCGCAACAAGGGCGTGGCCTACTGCCCCCACTGCGACGGCCCGCTGTTCAAGGGCAAGCACGTGGCGGTGATCGGCGGCGGCAACTCCGGGGTCGAAGCGGCCATTGACCTTGCCGGCATCGTCGGCCACGTTACCCTGATCGAGTTCATGGGCGAAATGCGCGCCGATGCGGTGCTGCAGGAAAAGCTCGAAAGTCTGCCCAACGTGGACATTCTGCTCAGCGCCCAGACGACCGAAATCACCGGCGACGGCAGCCGGGTCAACGGCTTGACCTACAAGGACCGCAACACCGACGAAACCCACCACGTCGAGCTTGAAGGGGTTTTTGTGCAGATCGGCCTCGTGCCCAACACCGAGTGGCTCAAGGGCTCGCCGGTGGAAATGAGCGCCCACGGCGAAATCATCACCGACGACAAGGGCATGACCTCGGTGCCCGGCATCTTCGCCGCCGGCGACGTCACTACCGTGCCCTACAAGCAGATCGTCATCGCCATGGGCGAAGGCGCCAACGCCGCGCTGGGCGCGTTCGACTTCATTATCCGTAACTGA
- a CDS encoding DUF3617 domain-containing protein, which translates to MNMKMLAAAVVFALPLAAQAETPDIKPGQWEFTSVTNVEGDVDMPERTDTDSQCITAEDLESADFGFIEEEEGCELLDQDIRADGLSYSMACHADDGEAMIDGEMRFMGERIEGDIEIDTESDIGQMTMHTEIEGSYQGECQDG; encoded by the coding sequence ATGAACATGAAGATGCTAGCCGCCGCCGTCGTTTTCGCGCTGCCCCTCGCCGCTCAGGCCGAGACCCCCGATATCAAGCCCGGCCAGTGGGAGTTCACCAGCGTCACCAACGTCGAGGGCGACGTGGACATGCCCGAGCGCACCGATACCGATAGCCAGTGCATCACTGCCGAAGACCTGGAAAGCGCGGATTTTGGCTTTATCGAGGAGGAAGAAGGCTGCGAGCTGCTTGACCAGGACATCCGCGCCGACGGACTGAGCTACTCCATGGCCTGCCACGCCGACGACGGCGAAGCCATGATCGACGGTGAAATGCGCTTCATGGGCGAGCGCATCGAGGGCGATATCGAGATCGACACCGAGTCCGACATCGGCCAGATGACCATGCACACCGAGATTGAAGGCAGCTACCAGGGCGAGTGCCAGGACGGATAA
- a CDS encoding DMT family transporter, with protein sequence MWKRLPFRLRGYLITMSGVLLLSPDALLVKDTSVDAATFMFWRGLLLGLVLLLIAAARYRARLGQAILACGPAALWCPLAFAASAWAFVIATRLTSAGNVLVMLNLAPLVAGLIGLVFFRQRLRRQTWVVIVICITGASLMAAGEVGQGSLLGLAVAMLVPVSIAINTSVASSRPGAGKRGLDTTVVLPLGCLAMLLPAALMGGAQLPDADNMQRLSLMGLLLPLAYFLIQTGARYLPGAEVSLVMLLETLVGTLLVWWWVGEVPAPLAFVGGGMIVVAMLVSSLRDLLRQRRKAAEGAPDTRRLRDEAAEESLERGDLAPPVGERH encoded by the coding sequence ATGTGGAAGCGTTTGCCGTTTCGTCTGCGCGGCTATCTGATCACCATGAGCGGTGTGTTGTTGCTCTCGCCGGATGCGCTGCTGGTCAAGGACACCTCGGTAGACGCGGCCACCTTCATGTTCTGGCGCGGGCTGTTATTGGGCCTGGTGCTGCTGCTGATCGCCGCGGCGCGCTATCGCGCGCGTCTGGGGCAGGCAATACTGGCCTGCGGCCCCGCGGCGTTGTGGTGCCCGCTCGCCTTTGCCGCCAGCGCCTGGGCCTTCGTGATAGCGACCCGCCTGACCTCGGCGGGCAATGTGCTGGTCATGCTCAACCTGGCGCCCCTGGTGGCCGGGCTGATCGGCCTGGTGTTCTTTCGGCAGCGGTTGCGCCGCCAGACCTGGGTGGTGATCGTGATCTGCATTACCGGCGCCAGCCTGATGGCCGCCGGTGAGGTGGGGCAGGGGAGTCTGCTGGGCCTGGCGGTGGCGATGCTTGTACCTGTTTCCATCGCGATCAATACCAGCGTGGCCAGCTCCCGCCCCGGCGCCGGAAAACGCGGCCTGGACACCACCGTGGTGCTGCCCCTGGGGTGCCTGGCGATGCTGCTGCCCGCGGCGTTGATGGGCGGTGCCCAGCTGCCGGATGCCGACAATATGCAGCGTCTTTCGCTGATGGGGCTGCTGCTGCCGCTGGCCTATTTCCTGATCCAGACCGGGGCGCGCTATCTGCCCGGCGCCGAGGTCAGCCTGGTCATGCTGCTCGAGACCCTGGTCGGCACCCTGCTGGTGTGGTGGTGGGTCGGCGAGGTGCCGGCGCCCCTGGCCTTTGTGGGCGGCGGGATGATCGTCGTCGCCATGCTGGTCAGTTCGCTGCGCGACCTCCTGCGCCAGCGCCGCAAGGCGGCCGAGGGGGCTCCGGACACCCGGCGCCTGCGAGACGAGGCCGCGGAAGAGAGCCTCGAGCGCGGAGATCTCGCGCCGCCGGTGGGTGAGCGCCACTGA